The following DNA comes from Sediminitomix flava.
GTCTACCAATGAAACTGCGTATTCTACTGCAATAAATCTTGCAGGAAGCGCAATTACGTTTGCATTGTTGTGCTGACGAGTAAGTGCGGCTACTTCAGAGTTCCAGCAAAGACCAGCTCTGATTCCTTGGTGCTTGTTTGCTACCATAGAAACACCTTCACCACTACCACAGATTATAACTCCCAATTCGTTGTCACCTGCTTCAATACTATCAGCTAGTGGGTGCACATAATCAGGATAATCACAAGATTCTTCACTGTAAGGACCAAAATCTTTCACTTCATGTCCTTGTGCTTCCAAATGTGCTTTAATCACTTCTTTATAGGCATAACCTGCGTGATCGCCTCCGATTGCAATTTTCATAATTTATATCAAAATGTTATGATTCTACTGCAAATATCGGAAGCCCTTCAGAGAAAGAAAAGAATTCTATTGAGAAGCTGTCGTTTCTTTTACCTTATCCACAAATAATTCACTTAAAAGCACTTCCACGTGATCTTGCACAACTCTTCTTTCCATGTAATTCTCTACTACTCGTTGTGCATTTTTCCCAATTTGAGTTCTGAACTCTCGATCAGCCAGTGCTTTTGTCACTTTTTCTTTGATGACAGCTGTATCATTACTTTGATTCAGATAAAAAACTTCCTTTTCATCTGTAAACCAGTTTCTCACCTCTGTACTATCTTGACACAACACAGGACGTCCTGTGGCTAAAAGCTTGAGTAGTCCAGATGAAATTCCTGAACGATACATATCTTCGGTACGAGAGGTAATCAGTAAATCTGACTTTGAAAAATAGTGCTTCAGCTCTGAAAGATTCACATTATTAACCACCTCAACTTGTCTGTTCACACCTCTTGAGTGAGCCTCATTTAAAAACCATTCCTCCGTTTCTTTTGATTGATTTGATTGTGTGATTGCTGAAAAACGAATTTTCTGTCCTTCTGCATTCAATTCAGTCAAAACTTCAAGGATATTATTCAAGAAATTCCGATCATTTAATTCTCCCAAGAAAGTAAGAATTGGAATTTCATTATAGTTAAGAATATTAGAACAATCCCATTTGCGTACCTCAATAGATCGAGGTAATAAAGTGATAGGAACTTTCCCTTGAGTAAGAATACTATACTTGCCTCTCAAATAATAAGATGTTACGACAATCTGATCAGCCTTTTTTGCCAATTTTTTATCCGTCAACTGATCATCTGTATATTTCAAATGTTCATGTAGGCCTTTCCCTTTTGTTCTCTCTTCTACATAAGACTGCACTGTTTTCACCTTCAACTTGGTTGCCAAACGCGTAAGCGGATACATCAAGTGCGCTGCCGATTGGTTTATCCAAAGTAAATCAATTGGTTTTTCTGCATGAAGTTCTTTGATACGCTTTATAAGCTGCCTTACAGCCCCAAGTTTATTCGTATAAAAAGAAAATCCACTTGGTCTTTCCTCAGGTCCTGTAACCAATTCGACTGGTACACCAAAAAACGTAGAATGCTTATCAGCCAACTGGCTTGGTATTTTTTTGGTATTTGAATGTTCCAATAAAGCTTGAACATCATGTCCGACTTCCTTTAATCTTGCAGAAAGATTTCGAAATCGTTCTAAATAGTTAGTTCCTTCAGCTAAGTCTGTTGAGGTAATGAAAACAATATTGAGATTTTTCATAAAAAATATGACGGCTTATGTATTGAGT
Coding sequences within:
- the rpiB gene encoding ribose 5-phosphate isomerase B, with protein sequence MKIAIGGDHAGYAYKEVIKAHLEAQGHEVKDFGPYSEESCDYPDYVHPLADSIEAGDNELGVIICGSGEGVSMVANKHQGIRAGLCWNSEVAALTRQHNNANVIALPARFIAVEYAVSLVDIFVSTEFEGGRHENRVNKIACK
- a CDS encoding glycosyltransferase codes for the protein MKNLNIVFITSTDLAEGTNYLERFRNLSARLKEVGHDVQALLEHSNTKKIPSQLADKHSTFFGVPVELVTGPEERPSGFSFYTNKLGAVRQLIKRIKELHAEKPIDLLWINQSAAHLMYPLTRLATKLKVKTVQSYVEERTKGKGLHEHLKYTDDQLTDKKLAKKADQIVVTSYYLRGKYSILTQGKVPITLLPRSIEVRKWDCSNILNYNEIPILTFLGELNDRNFLNNILEVLTELNAEGQKIRFSAITQSNQSKETEEWFLNEAHSRGVNRQVEVVNNVNLSELKHYFSKSDLLITSRTEDMYRSGISSGLLKLLATGRPVLCQDSTEVRNWFTDEKEVFYLNQSNDTAVIKEKVTKALADREFRTQIGKNAQRVVENYMERRVVQDHVEVLLSELFVDKVKETTASQ